The Drosophila biarmipes strain raj3 chromosome X, RU_DBia_V1.1, whole genome shotgun sequence genome includes the window GAAATCCCACACACAAATTGAGGGTATTTAAGCGAAAATACAGAGCATTGCATTGAGAATGCGTACGAagaacgcgaattcttcagactCAGAGCTTTTAGTATCCAGTAAAGACAAGTAATAATGCGGTCTATATGCGTTCCATTATTCCAATTAACATATCACTCGATCTTGGTCAAACCCTATCTGGGATTCAtattcatttgcatttgcaggGGTCCTAACGTGATTTTGCTTTTTCAATTGACATGCCAGCCTTGGAGTCCAAGAGCCCTGCGCCTGAGGGATGTCAATTTGCATCTTTGAGATACTTTGGGCAGCCAGTTGGGTATTTTACTttgtaaattgaattaaagaTCTTGCCAATTTGAGTCATGTTAACTTAGGACCGATAACTTCGGTTAAGGAAAATGATTTTTGCTGGCAAAAAGCGCCAATCTAAGCCCTACGAGATACTTACTCGTCCTGTAAAGTTCTGCAAATTCGCAGAAGGGAAACCCACGGCACCAAGCTTTTCTGTTCCAAAGTCAAAAGACAGggctttgtttaattttttattttatatatatttttttctcatcAAATGCTTCTTTCATTtccgttttttgtttgttgctcTTCATCGTCTTGCTTTTTATTTAGGGTTTGTTAACaatttgtgtttatttattattgatttTCCCGCCTTTCCGCGCTCATTCCTATGCGAATTTTCGTCTGGCGCTCCTCATCGGGGGAAGTCCCACACTCCTTTagccattattattataattcgCCTTTGTTGCCGCTTCTTttgcacattttatttttaatcgcTTGATGAATATAGGGATTTAGTTGTGtgtgttgtggttgttgttgtttcggtTCTTTAATAAACTTACGCATTATGCTAACACTAATACTttttacaataataataataattcgcATCgtcataataataatcaaaactGTTAGCTGGGGATTTCTCTCGTTTTTTCGctgctatatcattataattggaaatTCATATATTTATGCTCATATaccttttatatatatgtgtaaTTTTGTTTAGGTGTCATCCTTTTCTAGGTTTACATTTAGTTTTAGCACTTCCGCTGCCTCGACCTCTTCTCCTCCGGTCTCCTCGTTTTTAttcatttgtttataataaattacgTTCGCTTACGTTCTAggaccacaaaaaaaaaaaaatagtttagtttagtttgcTATGTGTTGGTTGTTTCGGCTTTTTCTTGCCGTGTACGTGTGTGCCGCCGTATGTAGCTCTGTATATATAATATCTGGTTTATGTAGACTTAGGACCTAGTACATGCCTAGTTACGTGTATGTTGTTAGACAacgattataatatatatccATATGTTACgtgtaataatataaaaaaaaggtttcgTCAAAAAATGcaggcaaaaaataaacaattttagagTTACGAATAAAATGTgctaatttacaaaaaaatccCTTGATGCAGATCTTTTTTAGACTACagatttttgcattttgttttatacACTGATACACataaatagtatttttgttttaattacaGACAAGACGTTTAGTGTTTGcttttaatgtaattttttagagtttttcttcttgtttttgtttttttttttgttaaaaaaaattgtttactaTGTGCAGCGCCCATtatttgtttcgtttttatacatttaagaGAGATTTTCTTTGtctatttttgtgtttttttcgtttgtttagttttataatttacaaatattttggcGCCGAATTGAAGTACAAAAAATAGcacagtaataataataataataaaagtataacaaaaacaaaacgcaGCAGAGGGGGTGGGGCTTAGCCTGTGGCGAGAGCGGGACGGCACTACTACAGCGAGCGCCGCTCCATCTCCCTCCCACTCTCGCCTACTCGCCCTGCGccgctctctctcgctctcgctgCCGCTCTCGCACTCGCTCTCTGCCGAAGAGCAGCAGCCGCGTTGCCAACTGTTTCGTATATTACCAAACGAGCCCTTCATTTTGCATATTCTGCGGTTCGCTGAAATTCGCCGAGCTCATGAACTCCGGCGAATTGGTGCGGGGGCcattttgttgctgctgctgctgcgtctGATTCGCCGCTTGTTGCGcattctgctgctgctgctgctgctgttgctgctgctgttgcgccGCCTGTTGCtgcgccgctgccgctgcggcGGCCATCAAGTGCTCGGCgctcggcggcggcggcggtggcggcgggcCCACGGCCGACTGCAGCTGCATCGGCGGCCCGCCCGCCTGCCCCAGGAACGTCGCCTCCGGCGTCAGGCCGAACTCGTTCACCATCGGAATGGGGCCGCTGTGGTCCATGGGGCCGCCTGGAGAGAGGCAGGGGAAAGGCGGCGTTAGTTTTCAAGGCATTAGAGGCAAGAAGTTCGGTAGATGGGTGTCTATATATTGgtttatttctaaaatgtgTGCACTGATTTTTCGACTAGTTGCTTTCCCATGTTCCCAAGGGGGGAAGACCCAACACCTCAGGCTTTCTGACCACCATTTAAAGGTAGAAACTCTGtttatattacaaaatatttaactctTCTGCTCTCAGTTTGCTTGTGGAGTCCTATGATATACCTATCCTCAGCTTTCAAGCTCGAAACACTatgcgatttttaaaattttatttcaaatatgtAAGAGtcattaaatttgtttttttcactttcactttaACACTGATCTCTGGACTTCTAGCTATTTTTTCTTTCTGCAAGGGATTCTTATTATGTTTGCCCCCAATCTACTCATGCTTAAGGCATATTTTCATCCTCAAGGCTAATAATAAGGATTCCACTGCTCTCACTCATTCCTCGAATATTTGCATCCCTCCGCTGGAAGGGGAACGCTTCTCACCTGGCGCATTGAAGGGCATCGGTCCGCCGGGGTGGCCGGGAAAGTAGGGTCCGTCGTGCGGGTGGAAGGGTCCGCCGTAGCCGAACTCGAACTTGGCGTCCGCCGCGAAGTAGGGGAAGCCGGGTCCGTCGTCCAGGCCGCCGGGCGAGAGGTTCATGGGGAAGCCGCGCATTTTGCGGGCTCCGCCGAAGAAGGGCGGGCGGCCCATGCTGGTGATCTGCTTCATGCGCCGCTCCTTCGACCGCTTGTTCTGGAACCACACCTGGGAAGAGATTGTGGAACGGCGGTGCATTAGTAAACCCATTCGCGAGACATGTGGCCCCACCTAACTTAAACTAAACGCAATGGCCATACCCAATTCTAGAGCTGAAAAACAAAGTGCAGCAGGGGATTACTGGGGAACGCACATGCTTCTCTTGGGCTATCTCGGGGCTTCGCTTTATGGAGGCGCATGTCTAATTGCTGTTGCCCGGCGATTCTTCTGGCTCTGAAGACTctgatgctgctggtgctgtgGCCCTTTGCATTGATGCTACCGCCGCACCGGGCGGCCGTCGCAAAATTAGCCCCATTCCCGATTCCCCACTGCCCACCGCCCGCTGCCCGCTCTCCGCTCGCCAGATCGAGGGGCCTGGAAGACTGGGAGACAGAAGACGCGTCTCCGCAGACTGCGATGCCGTTTTACGACGTTCTGGCTGTGGCTTTCGGCTCttcgggctcgggctcgggctcTGCGGTTCGGTTCCTTGGCTTACGTTCCGGGTGCTCCAGAAGCACCGTGCCCAGCATGcaaagttataaaataaaaacatatttcaaAAGTTTTAGTGGCACCTTTCGGGCCGCTCTCCGCCGGTCCTTTGTCCCTCGTCTGctatccccatccccatccccatcccttTTATTTCCTCCTTTTTCGGGCCCTGGCTCTTTTAATATTCATATCTGGGACGCTCTTTTAATGATCTGCTGCaacttttttgattttctcctggttttatatatttttctcaaTGAAACTTTTGATTTATGTCTTTGCGCGCCGTGCGCTTTTTGCTGCCCCTTTCATATTCTGCTTTTTTGGCAAATAGTTTCCGATGAATTGGGCTTAGATTCTGGGTTTTtttattcttgtttttttgGCTGCGTGCAGCTGTTGGCCGATGGTCTTAGGAGGCAATTTGAGCGTGAATTTTAATGATGAGCGCCGTTCTGCagttcatttgaatttatgaACTCGGCCGGGGCGACTAGACGTGCACAAAGTCGGGGCCCTTCACATTTCACATTTATAAACTGACACATTCGGCGGCGCAGCGAATTTCGCTAGAAAAGCCTTTTTCGGGCCTGAGAACGCGAAAGGAAGCCAGAACCGCAAGGCGGCCAGAGACGGAGCCTTTTCCTCGCTCTGAGTATCTTTTTTGTCGGCACACAGGATGCACACAAAAGGAAGTAACATGCTGTGCATAGTTGGGGCCCAGTCGCTCAGACATATAGCGCAGATACACCGTGCCGAATCCCAATCCCGGGTCCCGGGTCCCGAGTCCCGAGTCCCAAGTCCCAAGTCCCGAGCCACGTTGCCATCTCGGGTTCCCGGTGGAGCGTGTGACTTTATGACAGCCACGAAGATAATCCgctgggagctgggagctgggaaGCTGCATAGAAGCACGATCTAATGGGAACTTGGTCGGAACTAACTGAGATGCGACTCACAACAACTGAAGAGTTATTTTTGTAGGATCAAACTAAAGTTGGGCCCTTCAGGAGGAGTAGTGCGAAATGCTTGAATAGCACACACCTACGAATCATTCTTTGGTTTTCGCCTAAAAAATGCATTCTCCCTTATAGTTATCGTTATGCTGAAGAGGTGCAGAGCCTTTCGTATGCAAAATTGGCTCAAAGTAACGTAACCCGCGGCGTAATCACCTTGATAGCGCCGTAAACGTGGCAAAACTCAATCCTGCAGCCAACTAAAACCGAGGAAATAATAAAGGTAAAAAATAGCACAGGGCTCACAAAGGGAAGCCAACAAAGAGCACAGAATCCACAGAATACGCGGCTAAGCTGCCACCACATTTCAATTACACGTAGCACTGCAGCGCAATAAATAAGAGGCGGGAGCCCCCGAGCCACCCAAAACCACCCACGAACGACCTCAAAACCACAGCGGATCCGCTGGAAAGTTGTGCGGAGTGCTCGCACTATTTTTCCATATGCGATATTTGCCTCTGCGGGCCCTGCGGTCacataatttttcattttcatatgcatacaacaaaaaaacaaaagatacAACAATAGCGCGGGGGATTGGTTGGGAAAAAATAAGTGGGAAAAACGTAAACTAAATATGCATTTACAATAgttttgcatttgttttcCCTGGGTTTTCCCACTCCTTTTTTATCCTTTCAGCTGGGTTAGTTTAGGTTCtccatttctttgttttttactCTGCGGTACATTTCCACATTGTTTTGTTACGTCCACAAggaaaaacagcaacaaatggcaaatggaGTGCGGCAAAAAGTGCAACAGAAAGAAAATAGCagagcaaaataaaaagcagaaataaacaagaaatgcCAATTGGATGTGGGCGGCACACTGCGCGAAAATCGCCCTTGCGGTCCTCGAGGTTGAGGTCCGGGGACCGAGAAGAATGGGAAAACCAAGTTCTTAGTCAATTTTAAGATCCCTAAAAAATCTTTTGAAACACAGTGTACTTTGGATAATATTGAGGTTTCAAAAATTTACTTCAAGTATGgccaaattaattaattacatttatttttggtatgACCCCATTACAAAAAATACCAACAAATCTGAATTTCTTTGATTTGAAAACCTTTGGATCCTGCATGGATTTTCGGGTAGTTCAAATGgaattgcttttatttttctaagttCTTGTTCACTGCACTGCGAAAACTTGCAATCAAAATTCCAGTTTGCTCCGCCCAGAAATGTGTTGGCTCACAGCAAATGGGCGTGAAATGCTTTTTCGGCAATAAATttgagaaaaatattttcctctgCCTTTGATTTGCTTTCATATTTTTCCGTGCTGCACATATTTTCCTCTGCTGtgtgtattttaatttcagttgCGCAGCTCGTCTCGCTTTTCGCGTACTCTTCTCGGGTCCTGCCCTCCGGCTTATTATGTGGATATACGATATTATGATATATCAAAATCGCATCATTTGCGGTTATCATCATAAC containing:
- the LOC108023648 gene encoding LIM/homeobox protein Lhx1 isoform X2 — protein: MGSASEDDDDDDPPHLRATALGLGVLGPNGPDSAGGPLGTSDISVQSMSTDSKNTHDDSDQGSLDGDPDGRGDSQAENKSPDDANGSKRRGPRTTIKAKQLEVLKTAFNQTPKPTRHIREQLAKETGLPMRVIQVWFQNKRSKERRMKQITSMGRPPFFGGARKMRGFPMNLSPGGLDDGPGFPYFAADAKFEFGYGGPFHPHDGPYFPGHPGGPMPFNAPGGPMDHSGPIPMVNEFGLTPEATFLGQAGGPPMQLQSAVGPPPPPPPPSAEHLMAAAAAAAQQQAAQQQQQQQQQQQQNAQQAANQTQQQQQQNGPRTNSPEFMSSANFSEPQNMQNEGLVW